In Arctopsyche grandis isolate Sample6627 unplaced genomic scaffold, ASM5162203v2 HiC_scaffold_107, whole genome shotgun sequence, the following are encoded in one genomic region:
- the LOC143921969 gene encoding 6-phosphogluconate dehydrogenase, decarboxylating-like — protein MADIGVIGLGVMGSNIALNMADCGFKVHVFNRTSEKTKELEGESENIKGFFNMEDFVNSLSKPRKILLMVTAGEVIDELLEHFKPLLDNDDIVIDGGNSHYGDSIRRYKICKFNFVGCGISGGAYGARNGPAMFFGCKKEVYDNIKEIFEKSSAKHDNKPCCGRMGNDGAGHFVKMVHNGI, from the coding sequence ATGGCAGACATCGGTGTTATTGGGTTGGGAGTAATGGGCTCAAATATTGCACTTAACATGGCAGATTGTGGGTTTAAAGTACACGTTTTCAATAGAACTTCAGAAAAAACTAAAGAATTGGAAGGGGAATCTGAAAATATCAAAGGGTTTTTTAACATGGAAGATTTTGTTAATTCCCTTTCTAAGCCaagaaaaatacttttaatgGTTACAGCAGGGGAGGTAATTGATGAATTATTGGAACACTTTAAACCCCTTTTAGACAATGATGATATTGTGATTGATGGAGGAAACAGTCATTATGGTGATAGTATAAGAAgatacaaaatatgtaaattcaattttgttGGATGTGGAATATCTGGAGGGGCATACGGGGCTAGAAATGGCCCAGCTATGTTCTTTGGATGTAAAAAAGAGGTCTATGATAACATTAAAGaaatttttgagaaatcaagtGCTAAACATGACAATAAGCCTTGTTGTGGTAGAATGGGAAATGATGGAGCTGGTCATTTTGTTAAGATGGTTCATAATGGAATAGA